Proteins from one Bradyrhizobium amphicarpaeae genomic window:
- a CDS encoding DUF1134 domain-containing protein, which produces MTFASRLAALALAATVGWIVPASAQTAPPPDLPPPQRTPTPSTYGPDELVGAGHRFFGNVSRGLASIIEKAISQWGLPNGYILGEEGSGAFVAGLRYGEGTLYTKNAGDLRVYWQGPSLGFDWGGDGARTMTLVYNLPATNAIYQRFAGLDGSAYIIGGFGMTALTANNIVLVPIRSGLGLRLGANIGYLKFTPRATWNPF; this is translated from the coding sequence ATGACTTTCGCATCACGCCTTGCTGCGCTCGCGCTTGCCGCGACGGTCGGCTGGATCGTGCCGGCCTCGGCCCAGACGGCGCCGCCGCCGGACCTGCCCCCGCCGCAGCGGACCCCGACGCCCTCCACCTACGGGCCGGACGAGCTGGTCGGCGCCGGGCACCGCTTCTTCGGCAACGTCTCGCGCGGGCTCGCCTCGATCATCGAGAAGGCGATCAGCCAATGGGGCCTGCCCAACGGCTACATCCTGGGCGAGGAAGGCTCCGGCGCGTTCGTCGCCGGCCTGCGCTATGGCGAAGGCACGCTCTACACCAAGAACGCCGGCGATCTGCGCGTCTACTGGCAGGGCCCCTCGCTCGGCTTCGACTGGGGCGGCGACGGCGCGCGCACCATGACGCTGGTTTACAACCTGCCCGCCACCAACGCGATCTACCAGCGCTTCGCCGGCCTCGACGGCTCGGCCTACATCATCGGCGGCTTCGGCATGACGGCGCTCACCGCCAACAACATCGTGCTGGTGCCGATCCGCTCCGGGCTCGGCCTGCGGCTGGGCGCCAATATCGGCTATCTCAAGTTCACGCCGCGAGCGACCTGGAACCCATTCTAG
- the chpT gene encoding histidine phosphotransferase ChpT: MSDASSPATATAPDMLELAALLCSRVCHDLISPVGAIVNGLEVLDDNPKPEDREFALDLIRKSAKTASARLQFCRLAFGAAGSSGAQIDLGDAQTMARGHIEDGKCSITWNLPRLLLPKNRVKLLLNMLVVSQHTIPRGGTLTIDPIGEGETMSFRITATGHNARLPQNISELLSGERGPAADAHAIQPYYTRLLAQACGLTVTLKPEGEAIIITAS, translated from the coding sequence ATGTCTGACGCCTCGTCGCCCGCGACCGCCACTGCTCCCGATATGCTCGAACTCGCAGCGCTGCTGTGCTCGCGGGTCTGTCACGATCTCATCAGTCCCGTCGGCGCCATCGTCAACGGGCTCGAAGTGCTCGACGACAATCCCAAGCCGGAAGACCGCGAATTCGCGCTCGACCTGATTCGCAAGAGCGCCAAGACCGCCTCCGCCCGGCTCCAGTTCTGCCGTCTCGCCTTCGGCGCCGCCGGCTCCTCCGGCGCGCAGATCGATCTCGGCGATGCCCAGACCATGGCGCGCGGCCACATCGAGGACGGCAAGTGCTCGATCACCTGGAATCTGCCGCGGCTCCTGTTGCCGAAGAACCGCGTCAAGCTGCTGCTCAACATGCTGGTCGTGTCCCAGCACACCATCCCGCGCGGCGGCACGCTGACGATCGACCCGATCGGCGAGGGCGAGACGATGAGCTTTCGCATCACCGCGACCGGACATAATGCGCGCCTGCCGCAGAACATCTCCGAGCTCTTGAGCGGCGAGCGCGGCCCTGCCGCGGACGCGCATGCGATCCAGCCTTATTATACGCGGCTGCTCGCACAGGCCTGCGGGCTCACCGTGACGCTCAAGCC
- a CDS encoding YHS domain-containing (seleno)protein, whose translation MRPGIALIGLLVCLLSGTGITGPGRPAEAATTERVVVNRFSGIAIEGFDPVAYFVEGTALQGTAEFEANLWGAVWRFRNEGDRASFLAHPEIYGPQFGGYDPVDIARGVTIAGNPRFFAIVAQRLYLFSREANRDAFAANSERFLYEVGKRWPALYEQLGQ comes from the coding sequence TTGCGCCCCGGAATCGCCTTGATCGGCCTCCTCGTCTGCCTGTTGTCGGGCACAGGGATCACCGGCCCGGGGCGGCCGGCCGAGGCCGCCACCACCGAGCGGGTCGTCGTCAACCGCTTCAGCGGCATTGCCATCGAGGGTTTTGACCCCGTCGCCTATTTCGTCGAGGGCACCGCCCTGCAGGGTACGGCGGAGTTCGAGGCGAACCTCTGGGGCGCGGTCTGGCGCTTCCGCAACGAGGGTGACCGCGCCTCCTTCCTGGCCCATCCGGAAATCTACGGGCCGCAATTCGGCGGCTACGATCCCGTCGATATCGCCCGCGGGGTGACCATCGCCGGCAATCCCCGCTTCTTCGCCATCGTGGCGCAGCGGCTCTATTTGTTCAGCCGGGAAGCCAATCGCGACGCCTTCGCCGCCAACTCCGAGCGGTTCCTCTATGAAGTCGGAAAGCGCTGGCCGGCGCTTTACGAGCAGCTCGGTCAGTAG
- a CDS encoding 3'(2'),5'-bisphosphate nucleotidase CysQ family protein: MEPLTALVVKAGEAILGVNRAAMRVDGKQDGSPVTEADLAADRVIAEGLAQLANDIPTLSEERTELAAPPFEGSFFLIDPLDGTKEFVAGRDEFTVNLALVTSGVPLLGIVAAPALGLLWRGIVGRGAERVRFDGATIGAAEPIHTRKLPPQGEPWIAAVSRSHGDPRSEAFIDNRPNAVRRTVGSAVKFGRIAEGSADIYPRFGPTCEWDVGAGSAVVTAAGGRVTDGKGGELRFGERQASGFIIPEFIAWGDPQAAGF; encoded by the coding sequence ATGGAGCCGCTCACCGCGCTGGTGGTGAAGGCGGGCGAGGCGATCCTCGGCGTCAACCGCGCGGCGATGCGGGTCGACGGCAAGCAGGACGGCTCGCCGGTAACCGAGGCAGACCTTGCCGCGGACCGCGTCATCGCCGAGGGCCTCGCCCAGCTCGCGAACGACATTCCGACGCTGTCGGAAGAGCGGACGGAGCTTGCCGCCCCGCCGTTCGAGGGCAGCTTCTTCCTGATCGATCCGCTCGACGGCACCAAGGAGTTCGTCGCCGGCCGCGACGAATTCACCGTCAACCTCGCTTTGGTGACATCGGGCGTGCCGCTGCTGGGCATCGTAGCCGCGCCCGCGCTTGGCCTGCTCTGGCGCGGCATCGTCGGCCGCGGCGCCGAGCGGGTGAGGTTTGACGGCGCTACCATCGGCGCGGCCGAGCCGATCCACACCCGCAAGCTGCCGCCGCAAGGCGAGCCCTGGATCGCGGCGGTGAGCCGCTCGCACGGCGATCCCAGGAGCGAAGCGTTCATCGACAACAGGCCCAACGCCGTCAGACGGACGGTCGGCTCAGCCGTGAAATTCGGTCGGATCGCGGAAGGCAGCGCCGACATCTACCCCCGCTTCGGGCCCACTTGTGAATGGGACGTGGGGGCCGGCTCCGCGGTCGTGACCGCGGCCGGCGGCAGGGTGACCGACGGCAAGGGCGGCGAGCTGCGCTTCGGTGAGCGGCAGGCGAGCGGCTTCATCATCCCGGAGTTCATCGCCTGGGGCGACCCGCAGGCCGCGGGATTCTAA